Proteins found in one Hypericibacter terrae genomic segment:
- the glcF gene encoding glycolate oxidase subunit GlcF encodes MQTHFTLSQLANPDNEAAEKILRACVHCGFCTATCPTYVLLGDELDSPRGRIYLIKDMLENDKPADRDTTLHIDRCLSCLSCMTTCPSGVHYMHLVDIARAHVEETYERPRGDRLMRAGLRWLLPKPYLFGPALMLGGLFKPLLQRLPGRFKALADMIPARRPRPARAATAPSLDRARMTGGAARKRVAMLGSCVQQAMAPEIDRATERLLARHGVELAPSPGSGCCGALAHHLGAEEEALARARQNIAAWERVMAAGPLDAILVNASGCGTVIKDYGFMLRTDPLWKDRAAAISALTRDITEFMAELGLDMSAPAPDYRPGLDVAYHSACSMQHGQKVKRPPVDLLSAAGFAVKEPAEGHLCCGSAGTYNLLQPEIASQLGQRKAGHLAATGAAIVATGNIGCMVQIARYGQQPVLHTVELLDWATGGPKPAGLP; translated from the coding sequence ATGCAGACCCATTTCACTCTCTCGCAATTGGCCAATCCGGACAACGAGGCCGCGGAGAAGATCCTGCGGGCTTGCGTCCATTGCGGCTTCTGCACCGCGACCTGTCCGACCTATGTGCTGCTGGGCGACGAGCTCGACAGCCCGCGCGGCCGCATCTATCTCATCAAGGACATGCTGGAGAACGACAAGCCGGCCGACAGGGACACGACCCTCCATATCGACCGCTGCCTCTCCTGCCTCTCCTGCATGACGACCTGTCCCTCGGGCGTGCATTACATGCATCTGGTCGATATCGCGCGCGCCCATGTCGAGGAAACCTATGAGCGTCCGCGCGGCGACCGCCTGATGCGCGCCGGTCTGCGCTGGCTGTTGCCGAAGCCTTATCTGTTCGGGCCGGCGCTGATGCTGGGCGGTCTGTTCAAGCCCCTGCTGCAGCGTCTGCCCGGCCGGTTCAAGGCGCTGGCCGACATGATCCCGGCGCGCCGGCCGCGGCCCGCGCGTGCCGCCACGGCGCCGAGCCTCGATCGCGCGCGCATGACCGGCGGTGCGGCGCGCAAGCGCGTCGCCATGCTGGGCTCCTGCGTGCAGCAGGCGATGGCGCCCGAGATCGACCGCGCGACCGAGCGGCTGCTGGCGCGCCATGGCGTGGAGCTGGCGCCGTCGCCGGGCTCGGGCTGCTGCGGCGCGCTGGCCCATCATCTGGGCGCGGAAGAGGAGGCGCTGGCGCGCGCGCGGCAGAACATCGCCGCCTGGGAGCGGGTGATGGCGGCGGGCCCGCTCGACGCGATCCTGGTCAATGCGTCGGGCTGCGGGACGGTGATCAAGGATTACGGCTTCATGCTGCGCACCGACCCGCTCTGGAAGGACCGCGCGGCCGCGATCAGCGCGCTCACCCGCGACATCACCGAATTCATGGCCGAGCTCGGCCTCGATATGAGCGCGCCCGCACCCGACTATCGGCCGGGCCTCGACGTCGCCTATCACTCGGCCTGCTCGATGCAGCATGGCCAGAAGGTGAAACGCCCGCCGGTGGATCTGCTGTCGGCGGCGGGCTTCGCGGTCAAGGAACCGGCCGAGGGCCATCTCTGCTGCGGCTCGGCCGGCACCTATAATCTGCTCCAGCCCGAGATCGCCTCGCAGCTCGGCCAGCGCAAGGCAGGCCACCTCGCCGCCACGGGCGCGGCCATCGTCGCCACCGGGAACATCGGCTGCATGGTCCAGATCGCCCGCTACGGGCAACAGCCCGTGCTGCACACGGTCGAGCTGCTGGACTGGGCCACGGGCGGGCCGAAGCCGGCAGGCCTCCCGTAG
- a CDS encoding M14 family metallopeptidase has translation MAASTYFSAHYAEARGKFLAAAKAAGGRLTSHQNPASGPEGAPLFTDIARFGPERAERILLIKSGTHGVEGFLGSGIQVGLIESGALRDLPAGVGVVVLHALNPFGFAWLRRTNENNIDLNRNFVDHARPHPQNRAYEELHNFICPRSWTVGQRREADERLYAYGSQHGDAALQAAITAGQYTHPDGVFYGGLAPSWSNQLLTRLSGEIAREARQVAAIDLHSGLGPYGYGEIMNGHAPGLPGFARIEDWFGGEATSYASGDSSSSVLTGDTLTGIERAMPGVPLSGITLEYGTLPLKGMIDAVRADNWLHVHGKLDSEEGRAIKQQIRDAFYPDHDDWKNAVWERGEDVTRRMLKGLAGS, from the coding sequence TTGGCCGCATCGACTTACTTTTCAGCCCATTATGCCGAAGCCCGCGGCAAGTTCCTGGCCGCGGCCAAGGCCGCCGGCGGCCGGCTGACCTCCCATCAAAATCCCGCGAGCGGGCCGGAGGGCGCGCCGCTCTTCACCGACATCGCGCGCTTCGGGCCCGAGCGGGCCGAACGGATCCTGCTGATCAAGTCGGGAACTCATGGCGTCGAAGGGTTTCTGGGATCCGGCATCCAGGTGGGACTGATCGAGAGCGGGGCCTTGCGCGATCTCCCCGCCGGCGTCGGCGTCGTCGTTCTGCACGCGCTCAATCCCTTCGGCTTCGCCTGGCTGCGGCGCACCAACGAGAACAACATCGACCTCAACCGGAATTTCGTCGATCACGCGCGGCCCCATCCGCAGAACCGCGCCTATGAGGAGCTGCACAATTTCATCTGCCCGCGCTCCTGGACGGTTGGGCAGCGCCGCGAAGCCGACGAGCGGCTCTATGCCTATGGCTCGCAGCATGGCGATGCGGCGCTGCAGGCCGCGATCACGGCGGGGCAGTACACGCATCCCGACGGCGTGTTCTATGGCGGCCTGGCGCCGAGCTGGTCGAACCAGCTGTTGACCCGGCTCTCGGGCGAGATCGCGCGCGAGGCGCGCCAGGTGGCGGCGATCGATCTCCATAGCGGCCTCGGGCCCTATGGCTATGGCGAGATCATGAACGGCCACGCGCCGGGCCTGCCCGGCTTCGCGCGCATCGAGGACTGGTTCGGCGGCGAGGCGACCTCCTATGCCAGCGGCGATTCCTCCTCCTCGGTCCTGACCGGCGACACGCTGACCGGGATCGAGCGCGCCATGCCCGGGGTCCCGCTCAGCGGCATCACGCTCGAATATGGCACGCTGCCGCTGAAGGGGATGATCGACGCCGTGCGCGCCGACAACTGGCTCCATGTCCATGGCAAGCTCGACTCCGAGGAAGGCCGTGCGATCAAGCAGCAGATCCGCGACGCCTTTTACCCCGACCATGACGACTGGAAGAACGCGGTGTGGGAACGCGGCGAGGACGTGACGCGGCGGATGCTGAAGGGGTTGGCGGGGAGCTGA
- a CDS encoding tetratricopeptide repeat protein: MTSLSLSNRFSQWRRWAAALGLFFAVALLAPGAAFADQKDPRLPELFDLLKKAPDPGAAQQVEGLIWTLWFHSDNPEVLKLMNSGVAAMSASDFKMAIDAFTKVTQIAPDFAEGWNKLATVHYLTGDYQDSLDEIGHTLELEPRHFGALSGLGLVQVELNHTEQALDAFERALDVYPLMQGARMNADTLRKQLQDKSI; encoded by the coding sequence ATGACAAGCCTTTCATTATCCAACCGGTTCAGCCAATGGCGGCGGTGGGCGGCGGCTCTGGGCTTGTTCTTCGCCGTCGCGCTGCTGGCACCGGGCGCAGCCTTCGCGGATCAGAAGGATCCCCGATTGCCGGAATTGTTCGATCTGCTCAAGAAGGCGCCCGATCCCGGCGCCGCGCAGCAGGTCGAGGGGCTGATCTGGACCTTGTGGTTCCATTCCGACAATCCCGAGGTGCTCAAGCTGATGAACAGCGGCGTCGCTGCCATGTCCGCGTCGGATTTCAAGATGGCGATCGACGCCTTCACGAAAGTGACGCAGATCGCACCGGACTTCGCGGAAGGCTGGAACAAGCTCGCGACGGTCCACTACCTGACCGGCGACTATCAGGATTCGCTGGACGAGATCGGCCACACGCTGGAACTCGAGCCGCGCCATTTCGGGGCGCTCTCCGGCCTGGGGCTGGTCCAGGTCGAGCTCAATCATACCGAACAGGCGCTCGACGCCTTCGAGCGGGCCCTCGACGTCTATCCCCTGATGCAGGGCGCCCGCATGAACGCCGACACACTGCGCAAGCAGCTGCAGGACAAATCGATTTAG